Genomic DNA from Lentimicrobium sp. L6:
TGGTGAAGAAACCGGACGCTGGGGTAGTAAAGCTTTTACTGACAGTATCGTAAATAATAATATTATAATATTAGGCATGATCAATCTTGATATGATATCGTATGTAAATGATGGTGATCATATAAGCGTAAGTATTTGTGTAAATAAACTATCTTTAGATTTAATGAATATATATACAAATGCTGTAAGTGTTTATGCCCCAAACTTGAAATATGCAGTTGATTCAACATCAATGATTGTTTCAGCAGGAGACCATTCGTCATTTTGGGATAAAAATGTTCCTGCTGTCATGCTAATTGATGAAATTGATCTTTTTAGCGATAATTTCAATAATCATATACATTCAAATAATGATATACTTGGTTTATCAGCTAATAGTAAAATAGAAGCCGAACTAATTACGAAATCAGCTGTTGCAACAATAATTAATATTGTAGAGATGGATAAGTAGTAACTTATTAGTTCTTCTATAAATGAAAGCTTGTTATAATGTAATTTATAAGTGTTGATGATTTGAAAACAATAACCTTTAAAATATTTTTTGTACTTGCATTTTTAGCAGGTTTCAATATCGTGTTTCCTAACACCTTTATCGATATTATTAAGTTAAAACCTCAGCTAAAGCCCAGAAATATTAAATCTGAAGAAATGCAATCCTTTTATGACGGAGGCATTTACTATTATAATAATGCTGAATATATTTATGCCGAGCAAGCCTTTTTAAAAGTCATAAACACGGCTGAAAAACCACAAGATAAAAAAATACTTTCCTATTCTTTTCATTTTTTAGGTAATATCGAAAGCTGGAAATCCAATTTTTCACAATCCATATATTATCATAAAAAGGCTCACAAATTGTTTCTTGAATTAAAAAATTCGGAATATGTAGCTATCTCAAACAATAAAATTTCATTTGGTTTTACCTCTTTGGGTGAGTATGACAGTACTCTGGTTTATTGTCAAAGTAATATTAAAAACAGAAAATTAATTGAAGCCAATTATGCAGTGCTAAATTCTTATAAAGTTATAGCAGGAACTTATGCAAGACTTTATAATTACAAATTATCTTACCAATATTTGCAGGAAGCCATAGAATACGCCGAAGAATTGGGAGATAAT
This window encodes:
- a CDS encoding M28 family metallopeptidase — encoded protein: MKKTAYIFILIVSMSFQLFGQNPLISNVVNLVSGDSIFNNIALLEQMERYTPDNNLECVNHLISSLDNIGMDTIYLQKYTQGWLPNIIAVKYGTLSPDSVYVLGAHYDSYKSGAPAADDNASGTSGVLEATRILSKYKFKKTIMMVLFSGEETGRWGSKAFTDSIVNNNIIILGMINLDMISYVNDGDHISVSICVNKLSLDLMNIYTNAVSVYAPNLKYAVDSTSMIVSAGDHSSFWDKNVPAVMLIDEIDLFSDNFNNHIHSNNDILGLSANSKIEAELITKSAVATIINIVEMDK